GGGCTTTCCACAGGATTTTTACTCGGCCTTTTACAAGTTGTCAGTGGAACAGCTTGGATTGCGCATCCTATTCAGGGGTTTATTGATTATTTTTTAGCCTTTACTGTAGTGGGGATTTCAGGTGTTTTTATGACTCGCGTAAGTAGTTATTATAAGAATGGCAACAAAAAAATGGGGTTGTTCTACGGAATAGCAGGAATGTTTACAGGCAGCTTCTTGAGGTATATATGTCATGTTATTTCTGGGATCTTCTTTTTTGGATCTTCCACCCCTGCTGGTACACCAGTACTTACATTCTCCCTTGTCTACAACGGCACATATATGCTGGCAAGTTTTCTTCTTTCTGGAGTAGTAGTAGCTATGTTGTATTCTTCGGCTTCAAACGTACTTCTGAAAAAAGCGTATTAAAACGGTTTCCTGTCTTTTTTTATTAAATGAGTGTAAGATGGCACTAAAATGCTAAAAGGTGACGTATGAATCGAGAAGAAATTATTGCTCTTATTTCAGGTATAATCAAACCCATTCGTTTAGATCTTGGTTATTCGCAAGAAAAGATGGCCGAAATGCTTGGATTATCTAAAAAAACACTTGTACAGATTGAAAAACAACGAGTGTCTGCAAGCTGGACGGTTGTCATTGCTATATGTGCTTTGTTTCGTGAACATACTCTTCTTCAAACGGCATTAGGCGGTGACCCGTTAGAGACGATTGATACCACGGTCCGCTCTGGCGTTACACAACGTAAAGAAAAAACATTGGGCGGCAAGGTATGGTGGACAGAGGTGTCTGTCATGTCAGGTTACATCTTACAAAAAAATAATATCAGTCTACATTATCGTATTCTCGATGATAAGTATTACAGAATATACAGTAGTTTAGATGAACAGGAAGCTGTAAATCGCTTTCAAGAATTAATTTCCACCGATAAACAAGGCCGTTCTCTTTAGGAGAATCGGCCTTGTTTGTTTATTTGTCAGGTATGTCAAGGGGTCTATTCATTTTCGCAATTAGAACAGGACATGGAGAATCTTTAATTACAGCACTACTGGTGCTGCCTAAGAAAAACTTCTTCAATCCGCTTTTCTCACTTTCTCCAACAATAATAAGACTGGCATCTGTTCTTTGAGCATAACTACAGATGCTGTCTCCTGTATTCCCTTCTAGTACTTCGAATCGGCCTTGTATTTGGTGTTCGCTTAGTAATCTTCTTACAGTGCTTTCAGCTATGGTCACACTGTTTTTTACGACTGTATGTGTATCATCCGCCTGTGAAAAACCAGGTTCCATTGCAAGCACAGGTTGATTTTGAGAAGGGTCAATATAAAATCCTTCATTAATTTCAGACATGGACTTTCCTACTGTTCGTTGTTCAACCTTTTCATTAAAAACATGCACAATAGTGAGATGAGAGCCTAAATAGGTTTTATGCAGCTTTATGCCGTACTCGATTGCTCTTTTTCCGCTGGGTGTGCCATCGTAAGCTGCGATGATATGGTTAAATTCTACTTCCATCTTTCTTCATCTCCTCAAATGTTTTAAGTATGATTGGTTCACGATTCTAGATGAAGGGATAACAGTTTATTATGTTATACCCTCTTTTACAAAATTTATCCATAGTTTAATTATGTATTTTTTGACATAAAGAAACAAATAAGACGATGGTCATCTATAAAAATGGGGATGGTTGGTATATTATAATAATATGCTGTCTAGAAAGAGGTGGTAAGATGCAACGTAATATTCCGAAAATGCACCCTACAATTAAACGCTGCTTAACCCATCTAGAAGTATTAGGCACCGATGATAAAACAAAACAAATTGTCTATATGTATCTGCAAACCTTATATAAAGAATTGTCCTTATCCCATAAACACTCTAATGATCATTAAAGGTCCGGCAGTCGATTTTCTTCGACTGCTATTTTTTTAGGATTAGTGTATGTTTATTGGGAAATCATTAAACTAGTGACATAATGATATTTTAGAGGGTAGTAAAAGAGGGATAGACCTTTTTACCATATGAAGATTTTTTGATTGTTGGAGGGATTGTTATGGAAGGGGATCGACGGTTAAGAACAAAAAAACGGAAGAGAGCCAGACTAATCGGTTTTGTTCAGGTTGGTATCTTAGTACTGTCAATTATTACACTAGCGGCAGCTGGCTTTATATATTCTGTATTACCAGATACTGATATTAGTCAATTAAAGAATCAAATTGGTCACTCTACTAAGATTTATGATCAAGATAACCAATTGGCGAGTACTGTGACTGCGAATAAGTCAGAGGGAATATCAATAGAAAAAATACCAGAACATGTAAAAAACGCTGTGATTGCAATCGAAGACCGCCGCTTTTACGAACATCATGGTATTGACTATAAAGGGATAACACGTGCGATGGTTAATAACCTGAAGGCGGGTGGAATTGTTGAAGGAGGAAGTACTCTTACGCAGCAGTTCATAAAAATCTCATTACTTGAATCTGACAGGACCTATAAACGAAAAATACAAGAATACTTTCTCGCGAAAGAAGTTGAACATGAATATAAGAAAGACGAAATCCTTGAAATGTATTTTAATCAGGTTTATTTCGGGCATGGAGCTTGGGGAATTAATAAAGCATCCCAAATATACTTTGGTAAAGATGTTGAGCAATTAACCATTTCCGAAGGAGCGATGCTTGCGGGCGTTATTAATCTTCCAAGTAAACTAGATCCCTATAAGAATTATGAAGGAGCGATTAATCGACGTAATCTTGTCCTTAGCCGAATGGAGGAACTGAATTTAATTAGTGCTGAGAAAGCGGATCAAGCGAAGAAAGAAACAATTACTCTCGCTTCGGTTGATCAAGTAGATCCGCTAAAAGGTAAGTATCCGTATTATGTCGACCATGTTTTAGCAGAGGCTTCTAAAATGTATAAGATTGATTTGGATGAGTTGTTGACTGGCGGCTATAAAATCTATACCACATTGGATCAAGAGGTTCAAAGTATTGCAGAGGCCATTTATAAGGAAGATTCTAATTTTCCAACTGGTACAAGTCCAGATCTTGTCCAAAGTGGAACTATTTTAATCGACCCGAAAACCGGCGGAATAAAAGCATTAATCGGCGGCAGGGGAACACACCAATTTCTTGGCTATAACAGGGCTACTCAGTTGATTACATCACCGGGATCATCCATTAAGCCGCTGGCTGTTTATGTGCCTGCACTAAAAGAGGGGTATGAATTAACAGATCCTTTGGTCGATGAAAAAATGGCTTTTGGCCAATATAACCCAGAAAATTTGAATGGGCAGTATAAGGGAACGGTCCCTATGTATGAAGCAGTCATGGAATCATTAAATGTCCCGACTGTGTGGCTTCTTAATGAAATCGGTATCCAAAAAGGAGTTGACTCCTTAAAGGACTTTGGACTGCCCTTAGAAAAGGACGATCGTAACCTATCTATCGCATTAGGGGGGATGAGTAAAGGAGTATCTCCTCAGG
The Peribacillus sp. FSL H8-0477 genome window above contains:
- the thiT gene encoding energy-coupled thiamine transporter ThiT, whose amino-acid sequence is MNHKTLFLVEVAVFSSLALLLDLVSGFIFSRIWPQGGSVSIAMVPIFLMAYRWGIKGGLSTGFLLGLLQVVSGTAWIAHPIQGFIDYFLAFTVVGISGVFMTRVSSYYKNGNKKMGLFYGIAGMFTGSFLRYICHVISGIFFFGSSTPAGTPVLTFSLVYNGTYMLASFLLSGVVVAMLYSSASNVLLKKAY
- a CDS encoding helix-turn-helix transcriptional regulator; the encoded protein is MNREEIIALISGIIKPIRLDLGYSQEKMAEMLGLSKKTLVQIEKQRVSASWTVVIAICALFREHTLLQTALGGDPLETIDTTVRSGVTQRKEKTLGGKVWWTEVSVMSGYILQKNNISLHYRILDDKYYRIYSSLDEQEAVNRFQELISTDKQGRSL
- a CDS encoding universal stress protein; amino-acid sequence: MEVEFNHIIAAYDGTPSGKRAIEYGIKLHKTYLGSHLTIVHVFNEKVEQRTVGKSMSEINEGFYIDPSQNQPVLAMEPGFSQADDTHTVVKNSVTIAESTVRRLLSEHQIQGRFEVLEGNTGDSICSYAQRTDASLIIVGESEKSGLKKFFLGSTSSAVIKDSPCPVLIAKMNRPLDIPDK
- a CDS encoding transglycosylase domain-containing protein gives rise to the protein MEGDRRLRTKKRKRARLIGFVQVGILVLSIITLAAAGFIYSVLPDTDISQLKNQIGHSTKIYDQDNQLASTVTANKSEGISIEKIPEHVKNAVIAIEDRRFYEHHGIDYKGITRAMVNNLKAGGIVEGGSTLTQQFIKISLLESDRTYKRKIQEYFLAKEVEHEYKKDEILEMYFNQVYFGHGAWGINKASQIYFGKDVEQLTISEGAMLAGVINLPSKLDPYKNYEGAINRRNLVLSRMEELNLISAEKADQAKKETITLASVDQVDPLKGKYPYYVDHVLAEASKMYKIDLDELLTGGYKIYTTLDQEVQSIAEAIYKEDSNFPTGTSPDLVQSGTILIDPKTGGIKALIGGRGTHQFLGYNRATQLITSPGSSIKPLAVYVPALKEGYELTDPLVDEKMAFGQYNPENLNGQYKGTVPMYEAVMESLNVPTVWLLNEIGIQKGVDSLKDFGLPLEKDDRNLSIALGGMSKGVSPQDMAEAYTVFANNGVRNESHAIVKIQDPNGKEMAVWEEQSKKVATKEVVEKMNSMLLGVVKYGTGVNAAVEGHEIAGKTGSTQVPIEGISGVKDQWFVGYTPSLVGAVWVGYDKTDKDHYLTTYSSEGATKIFQKIMAQSLQSKESKSFEAADIGPLIEEQERKAEEENQKNYWEDKKEEFKKGWNKWRNKLFNNDGN